The genomic region ACGTAATATGTAAACTTGTACAACATGAGATAAGCAAGACATCACTCAGACTCAACAAAATGAACACAAACATACAAAGTCAGGAGATACTCATTTGTCCCAAAGATAAACTTTAGAGCCCTTATTCGTCTTCTGTTGTTCAACATATTTGTTAGCATGATGATAAAACCCTGTAAACTTCATCGGGTTTATTCTGAAGATGGTTGGTTTAGATGGCAATAAATGGAGCCCGATTGAGTCTAGAAACCAACCGGTTTTTCCATAAAAACCTACAATCTTTTGACCGTTTGTCAAGAAATTGAAGGGTGTTCCTTCTGTAAGATCGCATagtccaaacacaatgtcctgcaatataagcccaagagtccatccttttctaaaaccaattggtattagagggacttccccttagacttatatacatacatttgtttttgtctccctcctatgtgggataggtttgcaccccaacaatcctcccctcaaaccgaagaccacatcaccgagcctttctttcactaccgggacacgcctccccttcaacgatactcccgccatcttatatcaccggtctcttttcttttcctccccttcaacgatactcccgccatcttatatcaccggtcttttttctttcactaccgggacacgcctcttataccgccgatctctttctttcacttttctttcaccatcgggacacgccgcacttccacgtCTTGGGAAGTTTTCTTTTCCTCCCCTTCAACGATACTCCCGCCATCTTATATCACCGGTCTCTTTTCTTTCACTACCGGGACACGCCTCTTATACCGCCGAtctctttctttcacttttctttcaccatcgggacacgccgcacttccacgtcttgggaaggaagactttcgatataaggcaccatggctccattatcgttggcaaactgaggggtgtgccatgtcgcaccatgcgcttaggggtgcgccaccactgcgttgttcaccacatcgggctatagcctagctctgaaacaatttgtaagatcgcatagcccaaacacaatttcctgcaatataagcccaagagtccatccttttctaaaacaaattggtattagagggacttccccttagacttatatacatacatttgtttttgtctccctcctatgtgggataggtttgcaccccaacacCTTCTTCAAATCCAAATGGCCCAAATGTTCTTGTATTGCTCTTAAAAGTGAGTGATCGAATAACAGGCTGACCTCCATTGACCGCAGGGCAATAACGCCCGCTAACACCTACCAAGATCTCATCTGGATGTTGTAGCTTTATCTGAAAATTAATCCACATTAAAATcagatcatataaactatatatatccaGCATTAAGCTACATAAAAAAATTTTAAGTCTGAAAACAATTGAATTTTACCAAAATTCGATCTGTTGTATAGAAGTTCAAAATTCTGTAGCAAAGTTTTCATAATTTGTCATGTTAAATGACCTTTGATAATTTAATCCTTTAATTAATCTGAACTTTTGGGTAAAGTTTGCTACTTTAAGACAGTTAACCCATAAATAAACCACGGGGTGATAGGAGTGAACGTGACCTGAGCAGATTTGGTATGACGGTAAATGCCTGCATGATTTTCTGCCTGAAATGGTTTACCATTGTTATCGTATGTTACTTGCATAGCGTAGATGCTAGTACCGTATAAAATTCCGATTTCTCTAACTCCGTTATGTACTCCGTCATCCCATTGATTCCCTCCATTTCCTCCCCATGGTCCCACCTGTACTCTTTTATCCTGTAAAAATTCAAATATCCAACGATCATTTTCAATAAAGAAAAATGGTGATCAGACTAAACCCATAAATCTTAAAAAAATCAGAATCGAGATTAAAAAAGGTTAACAATATCTAAGAAGATAAATGAGATTTCTTACCATTTTCAAAAAGTCCAACAAAATTAGGGTTAACAAATATGTTACTACGTAGCTTTGTAAGTAATCCTGTATACTTTGATTGATATTGTTGCACCAAATTTGTTGTATATATAAAGGGAGCAAACAAGGTACTGTTGTGCTAAGCATCTAATTCTAATACATAAAACATGTACGGAGCAATTTTTTTGATTTAATAATTAGGTGTTAGTTGAATTAAACATGTGCTGATTCTGATTCCCTTCTCTTTAAACTCCTGGTAACATATACATTGAATATGAACCTTTATAtcactgaatccttaaatcttgcTTTTCTTTGCATACATATACATTGACAACATTATAAAATAAATGCATTACTTTATCAATTAGAAAACGTGAGATTTCATCATTATATCTACATTTATATTTATGTCATCATATGACCCAATTGAGTATTCAAATCAtttgagatatatatataaaaaacccaAATGGAATCCATTCTTAAGAATATGGATTGAAGTTGACACCTAGTTGTAATCAATGTAAAAGTACTTTTGTAGAGAATAGAAAGTAAAAATTCAACTCCAGGATTACATCAGCTTAGAAAAAAACGGAGGGGTATTTTCATCATTTTCTATTTTTTACCTTGGCCCGATGAATATTAACTCATCATGATGAATATTAACTTTATGTGTCTATTAGCTCAAAATATACTTGCTAATTCATCATGTAAAGGTTTTATGTTGCTTCTTATGAGCAATGAGCAGGGTCGTGTCATTAATTTTTATGTTTCGGATATAAAAATGGACCCTTGTGAACATTAAATTTTTCAATACATATATaaagataatactactaatatacaCATTTTTACCAAAaaatcgagttatatatgctattccGGTCAGTTCCACACCCACAAATGCCCCTGCGATGAAGTCTCCAAAAGTGAGTTTTTTAGATTTCGCATACTATTTGCTGTTTTGAATTGGATATGTGAATACAACTCAATTTTGTATTGTGCTGTGTCCAACATATATGTTACTATGGGTCCTAATACTATGTCCTGTAGTATTTACATACCACGCATATTTTTTGTATGGCTGTGTGCACCATAAGCAAATTTTGTGTGAAGGTAACATACAttgaaaaagaaataaaaacatGTGTGCAAATAAAAAATGAATCGAACAGCCCCTCATCACCCCTCATGATGAGGGGCAGTGAAATAACCGGGTATCttcaaatttaaactaaaaaccTTGATAGAAGATAACAATTAACTACAACTTTGAGCTTATAAGGACTCATAATATCCTTCTCTTACCGATGTGGGACGGGGTATTTCACCTTACACGTGTAAATTCTTTATGCCATTCACTTTATTGAGAATCAAACTACTTTAGTCGTCCAAATTGATATATTATATTCTAGATTGCATATTCGAATAGTCACTACAAGCAATACACAGATGGAATATACCGCATTTCTAGATTCTTTTGCTTACTATATATGTTTCTAATAAAAGTTACAATAGCATGCTATTGTAAAATTAAGAACAACAAAAtgaaagaactcaagaactcattTACCAAATGATATGAATCTGTATTATCAAACGAACGCGATCACAAAAGATTGTATATAAACGATTGCATCTACGGGTTACATATTAAACACAATAACAACTACGATAACAACCTGAAGCATTGTTGACAACAATGAACAAATAAAAATTGGATATGTAAATTTAGCATCTATAAGGTTCAAGAAATCATTGCAGCACCTTATTGAAAGATAAAAACTTGTACAACATGAAATACGATAGACATCACACAGACTCAACAAAATGAACACAAACATTATACAATACATTTCAGTAGATACTCATTTGCCCCAAAAATATAGTTTAGAGCTGCTCTTTGTCTTCTGTTGTTCAACATATTTGTTAGCATGATGATAAAATCCTGTAAACTTCATCGGGTTTATTCTGAAGATGGCTGGTTTATATGACGATAAATGGAGCCCGAATGAGTCAAGAAACCAACCCGTTTTTCCATAAAAACCTACAATCTTTTGACCGTTTGTCAAGAAATTGAAGGGTGTTCCTTCTTCAAATCCAAAAGGCCCAAAAGTTCTTTTATTGCTCTTAAGAGTGATTGATCGAATCACAGGCCGACCTCCATAGACCGCAGGGCAATAGCGCCCGCTAACACTTATCAACATCTCATCCGGAAATTGTAACTTAATCTGAAATTAGTCCACATTAAAATCAGATCATATAAACTAAATCTAGCTTTAAGTTAGATAACTGTCAAGTGTCTGAAAACATATCGAATTTAACCAAATTCTGTAGcatctatcaaacttttcattatTTGTCATGTAAAATGATTGTGATAATTTAACCTTTTGATTAATCTGAAATTTTTGGGTAAAGTTTGCTACTTTAAGACAGTTAACCCATAAATAAAGCACGGAGAGATACGGGTGACTGTGTACCTGAGCAGATTTGGTATGACGGCAAATGCCTGCATGATTTTCGGCCTGAAATGGTTGACCATTGTTATCGTATGTTATTTGGATAGCGTAGATGCTAGTACCGTATAAAATACTGATTTCTCTAACTCCGTTATGTACTCCGTCATCCCATTGATTCCCTCCATTTCCTCCCCACGGTCCAACTTGTACGCTTTTACCCTGTAAAATTCAAATATCAAACGATCATTTTCCAATAAGAATAAAAATAGAAGAGAAACTAAACAATGTAACAAAATTTAAGCAAAGGTATGTGATTTCTTACCATTGTTAATTTGGTTTAACAAATTATGTAAACAAATATGTTTCTATGTGTAGCTTTGTATGCAATCCTGTATACTTAATTGATATTCTTGCACAGAAATTGGTGTATATTTAAAGGGAGCAAACAAGGTACTGCTGTGCTAATTAAGCATGTGATTCACATGCATAAAATTTACACTGATTCTGATTCCATTCTATTGAAACTCAGTACTATTTTTTTACAATctctttgatatattaataatcggGTGTTAGTTGCATTAAACATGTTCTGATTCTGATTCCATTCTCTTTAAACTGCAGGTGTTTGTTACATTGAATATGAACCTTTTAGAacactgaatccttaaatcttgcTTTTCTTTGCATAGATACGTTGACAAATGGAATTAAACAACTAATGCTATGAAAAGATCTTTACAAAGTGTTTATGTTTCCCAACTTCAATCCTTATTCTTAAGAATGGATTCTATTtgggttatttatttattttttatctcATATGGGTCAAATGGTGATTAAATCACGTTTCTAACGCTGCATTCTCATGTTAAtttttttgttaattttttttattttttatttttttatttttatgtatCTCATGTTAATTTATCATGTGAAGGTTTTATGTTGCTGTTTAATTTAAGTGGTATATATTCATATACCACTAGTTTAAGAGCTTTTATGTAAGTAAATCAATACTTATGTAAGTTGCATTTACCTCATCTTGATTATCTTATATGGACATTTTGATATCGCCTATAATATacacattttaacaaataaattgaGTTATGCTTACTACTCAGGCCAAACATCCACACCCACAATGCCCCTGCCATGACGTCCTAACCCCACATTATCAATACCCTATCTCACGAATGTGGATTTTGTTGAAACAACCCTTTGCTAACTAAATGTGTCAACACTGACACTTTTTCTTTGCATAAATACCAAGACAAGAGTGACACAATTAATCAGACTGAACCTCAAAGAATATTAATGAGATAAAAGTCAAATATTTTCACTAATAAAAACACACCGCTTTAGAAATCTACAAAGTGGACAATAATATCAAAGACAGTTATTTTGAAAAATGTACTACTAGCTAGCAGGTATTTAAGTACCATCCATATCTCAATTTATTACACTGCCAGTCAAACTTGAATGTAGTCTTCTGTTGTAGATGATTTTGAGATGTCCCAATTCCTTCAATCTCCTCCTCCTCCATCATTGTTACATGATTAATGCTATGAAGCCAACATTTCCTCTCGTAATATCTACAGCATTTTGGATCCTTTTCTCTTGACATTATCTTCTCCTTGACATACTaatttaaaagaaaaataaaacaCATTAACCAATCAACAACacattatttatatttaaccatacatacttaaaaaaaaaaaaaaaaaaaaaaaaaaaaacttgatcaTCATATAAAGAGTAAGCCACGTTACCTTTAGAAACTCGCTAGTGGAAGATGACACCAATGACAGAGACTTAGGTCGAGACATTCGGAGCAAGTTATCAACGTAACCCTTCAACTTCAGTGGTGACTTTGTAAGTTGTAGTTTCATATCATCTGCTGATGACAGATGCGGGATTTTCTGTAAGTCTTCGAGGATAGTTATATTCTGTAAAAAAAACGCCACggaagcaaaataaaaaaaattgattcgcAAAACAATAAATTGGGTGGGAATTTATATCGTAAAAGGATGTGTTGATTGCCTAAAAGGAACCACCTTTAGTCAGTGTTTTTCTGTCTGTTTTTTCCAGCATAACATTCGTTGACCAGTTTGTACATACAATCGCTATTATTTCGTTAATATATCACAAATAAGTAACACTAAACTACGTCCATTTTGATCGATTTGACCGACTTTTGAGTGATTTTAACCGAATTTTTGACTTTTGACCGGAGATGACCCGATCTTTCCCGCATTTGACCGTTGACCGACTTATTAGAAGACGGGACAGGGTTGAGACGGGCTAGTCACCAGAACGTCGCAACGGACATCGTTTACAACACTGCCTATATAAAAGATGGTTGACCTTAAATCAAAATTACTCGGAACTTTGTTGGGTTTTCTAGCATAGAAAAAGTTGGTTATTTTAGATAATTTATTTGAACACAAGTTGTTCACATATTTATGCAATTATccccttaaaaaaatatatattgataCCTTATTTGAGCTAACAATCAAATTCCAACCTCCATCATTCTCAAACTTCTTTAAAAAGTTCAGCTTCTCAGGTTCAAGTCTGTTTTCTCCGATCTCCAAATTTAGTTTTGCCTCATGCAACCCTGCAACATCCACGGACGAAAAAGGCATCATATCACCTGAATACTCCAACAAAGATAAGTTTGGTGCATCGATGTTGGCCTCCTCAAGAAAACTGCAACGAATCACGGATAGTTCCTTAATTTTATCGCTCAAAATGGTTATCCGCTTGAGATCGATACATTTAATCAGAACAATTCTTTCAAGGTTCACAAACTTTTTAATCAAATCTTGAAAAGACTCATCTGTCAAATTTGGATCTTCCATTGTCAAATATTTAAGATTTTCACAACCTTTCAAATCTACGTGACGGTTACACCCGACCTTCCCCCGATGAACAAAGGTCAGTAAACTAGGTTGGTCGACCTTGACCCACATGAGCCCATCACAGCCATGTAACTCTAGCGTACGAAGCTTAACAGGAGTTGAAATATGCAGACGACCTATCCCATTACAATTTACTAGCCTCAAATCCTCCAATAACGGGCAGCCTTGAACGAAACTCTCTATCACATCTTCATTAACACGAGTACTTTTAATCGAGAGCTCTTTTAAATTAATTAGATTAACAGcaacaaattgattgatctcgcAACCATACAACCTCAATGAAGTTAGTGACGTGGCACTAAACACAGAATCAGGCAACATAAAATATCTTTTTTTATTATTCACTTTCACATGAATCTCTAGCTCTTTGACATTTTTGTTCAAAGCAAAAGTTATCCAATTATTAACGCGACGTTCCAACTCGATACTACCTTGAATAAAAGAAATCTTAAATTTCTGTATAGTATGCATTGCTCCAAGTCTGGTTGTTAATGAGTTGTCAACGAAAGTTATAAATTTCTTAATAGGATCTGCACCTGATTTTAAAAACTTTTTCTGGTCAAATTCAAATGTGAAGAATGAAGCCCATATGGATCTCCATTTCTTAGACAACACACTTGTTCGAGCTACGTCACTTGGGTGACGTAGAAAAGAAAGGATATGGTGGATAATGTGTTCGGGTAATTCCGAAATTAGATCCGCGGGCTCAACTACTTGACCCACTTTTTCAGCCTTCTCAATCTTCTGTTTCTTTCTACACCTGACTACTACTCTTGAAACAAGCCAATTTTTTCTCTTAAATTTTCTCTTTAGTTGCATATCGACTATCATCCGTTTCATAAACATTTTGCCTGTTCATACCAAGCTACTTTAGTGTATGCTGCAAAAACTACTTTCCATattcgaaaaataaatataaataaaaaaaacatcACATAGAAGCCAAACACTTGTAGATCATTATTTAATACCAAGTATATCACTGTTTGTAAAAAACCTGATTACTCACCGATTAAGCCCTGATTACTCATTCTTAAGAGCAGTCCGTTTTTTTTAAAATCGGCTTGATTACTTAGTCAACGTcgattgatgggtcaaaattggatttggtaatcaaagtcggtcaaagtcaaaattggtcacaattttaacatgaatttaaactagagctTTAGAGGTTTCGAACAAAATAAaatattttagacaattatgttaaagtatatgtttatgtttatggttttcttctatatttacacatgtAATTTTTGAAACTTAATATTTagaattaatccccgattaatccccgaattgccgattacTCATTCCAAAGTCCCGATTAATCCCCgagtagcgaattttgcaacctcgaGTATAGTTATACAGATCACACATTCGgaaaataagtaaaaaaaaaaaaaaaagaaaaaaaagacgtGTCCTACCTTAGTGTATACATCTATACATATAAATTGATTACATGCAGGGTATGATGATTAGCACAAACAGAGATATATGAATTGATAGATACATAACTGCATATATTCATACAAGCCAATAATTTCAGAATAATCCTATCTCAAAACAGAATACAAAACCATAAAATCGTACTAACAATTAAATTTAAACCAGCGAATGAGATTCAACAAAGAATCAAAAACTGTAAGCATTATAATCAACACATTTATCACTTATCCAGCATGTAAGTCGATCATAATTGCAGAACTGCGATCAATTTCAGtgataactataaaaatatattATCTATCATAACAAAATTTATTAAATTCACCAAACAGGATTGAAAGGATCGGTTCTGAGGAAGAACCTGTGTAAACTCCGGCGAAACGATTTCTCCGGCAGCAATTCTAGGGTTCCGTATGTTCTGTTGTTATACAGTTTTTGGCGCTGACTAATTGACTATATGCTAACGACCAAATGGGCTAGTAACTTGTGGCCCATTATAGAATGTACGTTAGAAAGGGAAATTGTGCAAAATCCAATAGTTTTTACTCTTCCCGTACCCCGTTCCATTACAAGTGTCCAGTTTAACTTCTCAGAATCCTTTTAGTTTAACTTTGACTCTAAATAATTTTGTTTTTGTTATGTAACTTTTTACGAAAATGATATGAATGGATTGTTTTTTAATCGTATTTTAATGGATATAAATTTCCTCAAGTATTATATACTACGAATAAAATTATTTAGAGTCAAAGTTAAACAAAAAAGACTCTGAAAAATCATACTgaacacttgtaatgggacggaaGGAGTAACATTATGACCTTAAAGTATCAAAATTACGAAAAATGTTCCTGATTACATCATGAATCACACATGATGCGTGCAAACCCGTGTGCGATGCGTGCTTTCGAAAAATTCAGCAAGACACCCTTTTTCTCGTAAACACGCTCTAAAAACCACGCAACATGCACCTTGTGTGGTGCTTGGTTCTTGATACTTGTTGCATGGTGCTTGGTGCATGTCTCCATGTTGTTTGGTGCTTGTTGGACAAAACCTTTGAATGTACATATCTTTTGACTCGTGGTTCCGATTTAATCACCGTTTTTTTATATCATGTATTTTTTCAAAATCAAAAGATAAGTCCATTCAAAGATATGACATTTTGACACTAAACACCACGCACCGTCAGCGATGTTTGATGCATGGTGCGAGTTTGCGAGGAAAGATGAGGTGTTTtcttgtatattattattagtgcaATAGCAAAGATCTTGATGATTTATTAAATTCTTTTTAGTTGAATAttgacattaacattaacattaaaattaaaatattcataataactaaaCGAAAAAATTTGGAGCGCtcataatttataaatattttaaagaACTCGGTCCTACGACCTAAAATTATGTCTCATCTCGATCTCTAATACAAACACCTATTTAATTTTCTTCGTCGAAAGACGACGAAAATAAACTATAATACTAAGTTAGAAAGATTGAGAATCATAAATATTAACAGAAACCAAATTCATTAAGAAATTAATTATGAGTATAAAGTATAAGTTGTtagataatatattagaatatatgtaacgCCCAATGCAATTATATAATGAGCTTGAACCATCTAGTTTTCTAGGGTTAGGACTCTATAAATAGTGGCTATGTAAACAATAATATTTACGGGGGTTTACATTGTCTTACATAACCACTATTTATAGAGTCCTAATCCTAATAAACTAGATGGACCAAGCCCATTACATAAATGCATTGGGcgttacatatattctaatatagtatctaatatctaatataagtatatataattcaTGTTAAACACATTATTTCATTTAATAATAATCATGAATTATTCTTGTTAAATCACGTACTCCGGAGTAAATACTCGTCCTTTCCGAATAATCCTAACATGAAATTGAGAACCTTCTCACTTTTATTATTTCTCTTTTTCTTTAATGAACAAACAAATTAACAAAAATCTCATTACAATAAACATTATGATAGCCGTAATGTGATCCAAAACTTCTTGTGTTGCGTCTCACATTCTATTTAAATCAAACAAAATTGTACCTTTATGTAGTATCACTCGTGAAAAATTATTCAAAACAAATAAATTTACATCTCTACTCATTAAGTTTCCTTTCTTCTTGTATAAATTGAAATATACGTGCAGCTGATTCAGATGCCAATTTGGGATTATGTGGTACAACTTTAATCACTTTAATcctttcatcatcatcaaatcCCTTTTCTTCTCTACATTGACCCAAATCTTGAACCATTGGTGTAGTTGGAAAAAGTGGTAGTTCATCTTTATTTCTTTCACCTTCTTTATAATTCTCTTGAGGTAATAAGTTACAAGGAACATAAAATTTACTACTTTTTATATCATTTTCTTTATAACTAGCGTCGTTCGATGAAGAGCAACTAGGTTTTGTTATTGCGGGCATAGTGTACGATGTAAAGAATGGAGTGCTTGGAAATACGTGACCGATTCCTTGATGGTAAGACGTCGGGATAGTGTACGGATTTGTGTTATAGAAGTCCATATTTGAAGGTGTTAGGCTTAGGCCATAAGCAGGTGTCATGAGACCAAAAGATGGTGGTGAAGGTCCGGTGTACGGCTTGTAGACCAGCCCCTCTGAAGGTGACACCGCAACTAACCATTGGTTCGCTTGAGGTGGTGGAGGGAGGTAGCACCAAGGTGATTGTTTGGGACCATTTAGGTTAGATAAAGGTGGTAATGGTGTTGGAGGTAGGTCTATTAGACTCGTGTTGTATCTTTTTTCGGTATCATTGTTGGAATTTGAAGGTTTTTTATCAACTTGATAAAAAATGTCTTTAGAACACGGCTTCTTTAGACATGGCGATCTTGCGAGTGATTTTTGTACCTGTTTGAACTTCAAACTATGAGAAAACGATTAAGTTAAAGTGTTGCGATTCACTTTCGTTGCATAAAACGTACCTTGATCAATCTATGTAACTCGAAGACTTGTGATTGGAACAGTTTTTGCTGTCTGAAATATCATGTAAAATTCGAACATTTGTTAGCACTTGAAACTTATAAAAAGTAGAAGAAACTACAAGTTATAGGTGTTTTGAATTTTTCTTTGAAAGAAACGGACTAACCAGATATCTTTAGGTTTCAACTAAAAATTAATTAGCCACAACTTTATGGTTATATGTCACTCAAACTTCTTATCCCAAACCGATGTGGGACATgttacaatttcttttcaaaggaCTATTTATGATCAATTTACTTTTTTTCTTAAATAATCAGAATTTGTAAAACATTGAATTAGAACCCTCAATAATTAAGTTGATTATCTGATTCTGATTATCTCAATTCACTTATAAAGAAACAAATGCGCAAACATCAAGATAGAGATACTTACTGAATCATAGTTCTTCTTGCTCTGCAGAACTGTTCAGGACCGATCATTTGTTTAACTTCCTCAGGGGTTATATTA from Rutidosis leptorrhynchoides isolate AG116_Rl617_1_P2 chromosome 9, CSIRO_AGI_Rlap_v1, whole genome shotgun sequence harbors:
- the LOC139867723 gene encoding jacalin-related lectin 3-like — its product is MESESEHGKSVQVGPWGGNGGNQWDDGVHNGVREISILYGTSIYAIQITYDNNGQPFQAENHAGICRHTKSAQIKLQFPDEMLISVSGRYCPAVYGGRPVIRSITLKSNKRTFGPFGFEEGTPFNFLTNGQKIDKRVQVGPWGGNGGNQWDDGVHNGVREIGILYGTSIYAMQVTYDNNGKPFQAENHAGIYRHTKSAQIKLQHPDEILVGVSGRYCPAVNGGQPVIRSLTFKSNTRTFGPFGFEEGTPFNFLTNGQKIVGFYGKTGWFLDSIGLHLLPSKPTIFRINPMKFTGFYHHANKYVEQQKTNKGSKVYLWDK
- the LOC139865927 gene encoding uncharacterized protein → MFMKRMIVDMQLKRKFKRKNWLVSRVVVRCRKKQKIEKAEKVGQVVEPADLISELPEHIIHHILSFLRHPSDVARTSVLSKKWRSIWASFFTFEFDQKKFLKSGADPIKKFITFVDNSLTTRLGAMHTIQKFKISFIQGSIELERRVNNWITFALNKNVKELEIHVKVNNKKRYFMLPDSVFSATSLTSLRLYGCEINQFVAVNLINLKELSIKSTRVNEDVIESFVQGCPLLEDLRLVNCNGIGRLHISTPVKLRTLELHGCDGLMWVKVDQPSLLTFVHRGKVGCNRHVDLKGCENLKYLTMEDPNLTDESFQDLIKKFVNLERIVLIKCIDLKRITILSDKIKELSVIRCSFLEEANIDAPNLSLLEYSGDMMPFSSVDVAGLHEAKLNLEIGENRLEPEKLNFLKKFENDGGWNLIVSSNKNITILEDLQKIPHLSSADDMKLQLTKSPLKLKGYVDNLLRMSRPKSLSLVSSSTSEFLKYVKEKIMSREKDPKCCRYYERKCWLHSINHVTMMEEEEIEGIGTSQNHLQQKTTFKFDWQCNKLRYGWYLNTC
- the LOC139867724 gene encoding protein HEADING DATE 3B-like, whose product is MIFQTAKTVPITSLRVQKSLARSPCLKKPCSKDIFYQVDKKPSNSNNDTEKRYNTSLIDLPPTPLPPLSNLNGPKQSPWCYLPPPPQANQWLVAVSPSEGLVYKPYTGPSPPSFGLMTPAYGLSLTPSNMDFYNTNPYTIPTSYHQGIGHVFPSTPFFTSYTMPAITKPSCSSSNDASYKENDIKSSKFYVPCNLLPQENYKEGERNKDELPLFPTTPMVQDLGQCREEKGFDDDERIKVIKVVPHNPKLASESAARIFQFIQEERKLNE